In Nitrospiraceae bacterium, one DNA window encodes the following:
- a CDS encoding dihydropteroate synthase: protein MLIIGEKLSIIAKRVREAMLKKDKAPIQEIAVSQWKAGSGMIDANIGPAEDNGEDLMQWMVTTIQEVVPLPVCLDTTNAKAIEAGLKIHNNKWGRPLINSTSNDPERFPILELGARYNAQVIGLTVGKGGLPADAEERAAIAAEIMARAMEYGLPLEDLYLDPLVLQIATSQDHARKVIEAVKMFREMNDPPMKTVVGLSNISNGCPKHIRPILNKHYFIMLANAGLTAAIADAVEMKEAVKEKKIIDDVMSGKKIDDADKMAEIKKTVDVIMGRTLYAHSYLEM, encoded by the coding sequence ATGCTGATAATAGGTGAGAAGCTCAGCATAATAGCAAAAAGAGTCCGGGAAGCAATGCTGAAGAAAGACAAGGCTCCGATACAGGAGATTGCTGTGTCTCAATGGAAAGCCGGCTCAGGAATGATTGACGCAAACATAGGTCCAGCAGAAGATAATGGTGAAGATCTAATGCAGTGGATGGTGACAACTATTCAGGAGGTAGTACCCCTTCCAGTATGTCTTGACACAACAAACGCAAAGGCTATCGAAGCCGGGCTTAAAATCCATAACAATAAATGGGGAAGACCTCTGATAAATTCAACATCAAACGATCCTGAGAGATTCCCTATATTAGAGCTCGGCGCCAGATATAATGCTCAGGTAATAGGCCTGACCGTTGGGAAAGGCGGACTTCCTGCCGACGCTGAAGAGAGGGCTGCTATTGCAGCTGAGATTATGGCAAGGGCTATGGAATATGGATTGCCGCTTGAAGATTTATATCTTGATCCTCTTGTGCTTCAGATAGCAACTTCGCAGGATCACGCACGCAAGGTTATCGAGGCTGTGAAAATGTTCAGAGAGATGAACGATCCACCGATGAAAACCGTAGTAGGCCTGAGCAATATTTCTAACGGCTGTCCTAAACACATAAGACCAATTTTAAATAAACACTATTTTATAATGCTGGCGAATGCTGGCTTGACTGCAGCCATTGCTGATGCGGTTGAGATGAAGGAAGCGGTGAAGGAGAAAAAAATCATCGACGACGTTATGTCAGGAAAGAAAATCGACGATGCTGACAAGATGGCAGAGATAAAAAAAACAGTGGATGTGATAATGGGAAGAACCCTTTACGCACATTCATATTTAGAGATGTAA
- a CDS encoding acetyl-CoA decarbonylase/synthase complex subunit delta, translated as MAFVAPKESYSGKVYQVNIGTGPNAVNFGGENVLPFHSFEGTTPNHPLIAYEIQDVPPTDWPENVQKPYNGCSDDPVKWAKFCQDDLKAKAIALRLVGTHPDRENRSAEEAAKTVKDVLSAVNVPLIILGSNHSEKDSSVLIAAAEASKDKNCIIGKAQEANYKTIAAAAMANNHKLVAMSELDINLSKQLNILITQMGFDKEKIITDPMCSALGYGLEYTYSVMERIRLAALTQNDMTMQPPMLADVGMYVWKVKETQASESDVPQWGDAEKRGITWEAVTAAGLLVAGAELLIMRHPKAIEAVEKLIAEFGG; from the coding sequence ATGGCTTTTGTTGCTCCAAAAGAAAGCTATTCAGGAAAAGTATATCAGGTAAATATAGGCACAGGTCCTAATGCCGTGAATTTTGGCGGTGAAAATGTGCTTCCATTTCATTCATTTGAAGGAACGACTCCAAATCATCCTCTGATCGCATATGAGATACAAGATGTTCCTCCAACAGACTGGCCGGAGAACGTTCAAAAACCATACAACGGTTGTTCTGACGATCCCGTAAAATGGGCAAAGTTCTGCCAAGACGATCTCAAGGCAAAGGCCATCGCGCTAAGACTTGTAGGAACACATCCAGACAGAGAAAACAGAAGCGCTGAAGAAGCTGCAAAAACAGTAAAAGATGTGCTCTCGGCAGTCAATGTTCCACTCATAATCCTTGGGAGCAATCACAGCGAAAAAGATTCATCGGTTTTGATTGCTGCAGCCGAGGCTTCAAAAGATAAAAATTGCATAATCGGCAAAGCGCAGGAAGCAAACTACAAAACAATAGCTGCCGCAGCAATGGCTAACAATCACAAACTTGTCGCAATGTCAGAGCTTGACATCAATCTCTCAAAACAGCTTAACATTCTCATAACACAGATGGGTTTTGACAAAGAGAAGATCATAACAGACCCGATGTGTTCTGCTCTGGGATACGGACTTGAATACACCTATTCGGTTATGGAAAGAATAAGGCTTGCAGCTTTAACACAGAATGATATGACAATGCAGCCTCCAATGCTTGCTGATGTTGGTATGTACGTATGGAAGGTCAAAGAGACACAGGCAAGCGAATCAGACGTCCCGCAGTGGGGCGATGCTGAAAAAAGGGGAATAACATGGGAAGCAGTAACTGCAGCAGGACTGCTTGTGGCAGGAGCTGAACTTCTTATAATGAGGCATCCAAAAGCAATAGAAGCAGTAGAAAAACTCATTGCTGAGTTCGGAGGATAA